GGTAAAAGACATTCGGTGAGTTGTTCAAGATAAAACAATCtaatgtgttattgtgtgtgtaagTATATAACTGTGAATGTGTCTCAACCTTAACACCTCCCTTCTTGTGTGGGTTTGTGTATGACTATTGGTGTATCGCACTGTTTCGCTTCGTTCTGTGTAAAGGATACGTCCCTGCCTGCGTGCGCAGCTTCAGGTGGAAGTGATGCGCGTCCAAGAAGCATGTACTCATGGTGTGGATGACGCGCTCTCTGACGGCGAGCGGCCTGCGATGCAACACTCTTAGTGGCGTCTTCTGAGCTAGCTTCAACTCCTATATAACCAAGCCAAAGAATATCAACACATACCGTAGGTAGGCAGAACTTTATTTTAAGGTACTGTTTACACTGAATGAGTAAACCAAAGATTATAGAACACATACCATAAAATAAACTACAACCAAGATGTTTAATCACTGATTTTATATGCAAATATAATGTCATTTAAAAATAGCATTTAACACTCACTTTGGTTTCCTCTAAGAACGTGATGTCGTCTTTGTTGATGGCTTTCTGGGTCCATATGAGGGCGGTGTACGACTTGGTCttgtcctcctcaccctccttcaTGTGGCCCATAgcatctctacacacacacacagtatgaccTGTCAGCATCATTCTTAGGTCTCTGGACAGAAGTGAGACCCATTTTTCTACTGCGTCGCTCACCTGCTTACGATCTGTAGATCTCGTACTCGGATTTTGTCAGAGGACTGGTTGATGGTCTGTGAGAAGAAAATATAGGGCTGTGGTCAAGTCCTGTGTGTGTGACCCTGCAAgagacgctgtgtgtgtgtgaccctgcaagagacactgtgtgtgtgtgaccctgcaGAGACGATGTGTGTGTGACCCTGCAgagacgctgtgtgtgtgtgtgtgaccctgcaGAGACGCTGTGTGTGACCCTGTAGAGACGCTGTGTGTGACCCTGTAGAGACGCTGTGTGTGTGACCCTGCAgagacgctgtgtgtgtgtgaccctgcagagacgctgtgtgtgtgtgaccctgcagagactgtgtgtgtgtgaccctgcagagacgctgtgtgtgtgtgaccctgcagagactctgtgtgtgtgtgaccctgcagagacgctgtgtgtgtgtgaccctgcagagacgctgtgtgtgtgtgaccctgcagagactctgtgtgtgtgtgaccctgcaGAGACGCTGTGTGTGTACCTCCTGCAGCTGTCGGACCTCTGCCTTATTGAACCTGGCTCTGTGAGGATTTAGCAGCTCCAGTGCAAACGGACGACCTGCGAAGGGGGAGACACCTCCGTTACACCCCACATTGACGGAAACAAGGACTGAGGATGTGTGAACATACATGTATGTTGTGTGTCTGACCATTTCCAAGTGTCCGCACATCCACGTCCTCTCTTCCTGAGGAGGAGAAATTAAACCCTGCGAAGACCAGAAGGACAAGAGGAGAAAGACATTACTTGAGATACCAGATTCATTCACCAGTGTGTTCTTTTGGATCTGTCTTTCTCATTGACTTAGATAGACATTGGATCATTGCATCTGTCCCATTATGGCATCAGTGAgagcatgggcagtgccatttAGGCCATCTCTTTTGAAttagtccattttcttcttcttctacttctatgAATTGGCAAAAgaactgaaagggtgcatactgcTACCTGTAGTGTGTTTGAGCAGGTATGAAGCCAAGGTTGCTGATTGACTACCACCTGCAGTTATGGCATGTTTGCTCAcgagtataattcattggctaATCCCTtctgatgacctggatggaatcatGTGATTCTTCattaacccataggaagtcccaccagttgactacttcaaaatggtgaaagttctcaatggcgctgcccatgctaaaacaggctttCGGGCCCGCTTCCTATCTCTATGCTCTGTCTATCACAAGGTAATAATTTGTAGAGCCTACCAGGTTCAGTAAGGAGAAAACATTTAGAAACAGAGCGAAACAAGGAGGTTCTACCTGAACTCATCCAATAAGCACACATATTTTTGTttcctgttgcaaaacattttgctacggttTGGCCTTCTGAACACCACCCAGTACACGCTCACCCTCGGCccggaaagaggagaggaggggggcagcGATTAGCTCCTCCACCGAggactccatcctcctctctccgtcAATCACCCAGGGGGTCTGGGGCAGGGTGCGGGAGAACTTGTTGTACCTCCCTAAAAACACAGGGACAAACATAAAGGAGTCAATTCAAACCCTAAAATCCCAAGGCATGAAGGGTTAATCCTAACTAAGTGAAAATTTGACTTACCTAAGTGGATGTTAGGATTCGCCCCCAACATAATACATTCCTGAAGTGTAAAGTGAACGGACCCTACTCTTGATAATCTGAAAGCCCTCCTTTGGTTCAAATCATCCAAAAGGGATGTCATAAACAACCTTACCCGCCACAAATATAGAAACGTGAAGACACTGGACGTCTTGAGCGATGCATTTGCTTGCTGGCCTTGTAGGGGGACAGGGGAACTTTCTAGAGAGATAAAATAAATATCATTAAGCAATACATGTAGTTAGATTGTGAGTTCCCTCAAAAGAGTGAAGCAAGAATAACGTGATTACTTACTTTAGAAACTTCTCATCAGAAACCTTCTCGAGGGCTTTGACCACGGCCATTCTAGTGAAGACATTCTGTTGTGAGACAATAAACTAGAGATCAGAGAAAAGACAGTAACACAGAGAGATATGGAATGACAAAGAATGAGCGGTATGTCGCCATTGGTAACAAAAAAGCAATTGGACGAAGACATTTACAGAACTTATCAAAACCATTTATCCCAACGACCCATTTTGCTCAAATGTCACGTGACATGGTTCCAATTGGCTTTTTCACTCACCTGTTTGTTCTTAGTTGGTCTGAAGCAGTCTGAACAGATGCTAGCCCTGATTGCAAGAATAAAGCAGAGAAGTAGAATGTAGTTTCATAAAAATGCTACATTACATTCAATATTACATGTATTTTGCTATCAGTCAGTCAATAATTCCTTCCGCAAGTCcgttcatccatccatcccaccctccctccatccatctagcTGTCTAGTCAATCTATTCATCTTATCTATTCCCTGAGTAGTGTGATTGGAGGACTTACAGGAAGTGgcagtctgagtctgtctctgggtgtgtaAACCCCACGCCCACCTCAAACTGTTCAGTTTGTCGATTGATCTGTGGGATGAAgaggaaaataaaatgtaataaatatagaacaaaaaatccagaataaAAATTAAATCCCTTCAGGAATTCATATAATTTTGTCACTTACATTTGATCTATTTGCCTTTATTTTACCAGGGTAAGTTTACTGAGAGAACACTTATCACAGTACTAGCCTGAGTGCAAGTCGGTTTGTGCCGCCATGTCAACTTCCGGTCATGTTTTTCTTGTCAATAACAATTGACTTGACAAggccacaaacagatctgggaccaggctagctcaTTACAGGTTATTGCTATAGACACAAGTAGTGCATTATATTGTAACTGTATGACAAGTCTTTTTCAACAGCGGTGTCTGACCCATCAGCAAGTGAGGCTACTTTATGGCTACTTCCGGGGCATGGGTCACTGACCTTGGTCACCACAGGTATGCCCCCCAGCTCTTTGGACACCAGACCCTGCATGGTCCACTTGAAAGCCTCCTTCACCTGGATGACATCATCCATATCGAGGCACATAGACTTCTCCCTGTTTGGTAACAAATTCAACATAACTAATTAAAGTATTAAAAATCCCTAAGGTCGATGTCCGCGCCCTGTCAGTTTAATCTAGATAtactgtttttttgcattggatgcgccTTGATCCATCACTTCCGCATcggaggtgaaaggtgacagaactagagcagtgtttgtcagaccatgaaacTTCGGCCTACTCACAAAATTGTCTGTAGTGTCTGAACGGTTTAttactctatggaaagatgagactctcacgaacacaatggtgttctccgttttccTCTACGACCCCTGAAGTCGGTACAGCAGATCttcaacttctgtctgtagcgtccaaacagtttgggctacacactaattttatttattctttattttacctttatttaaccaggtaggccagttgagaacaagttctcatttaccacTACAACCTGGggccaagataaatcaaagcagtgcgacaaaaacaacaacacagagttacacatgggataaacaaaggtacagtcaataacgcaatagaaaaatctatgtacagtgtgtggaaatgtagaagagtagggaggtaaggcaataaataggccatagaggtgaaataatttcaatttagcattaacactggagtgatagatgtgcagatgatgatgtgcaagtagagatactggggtgcaaaaaataaataatatggggatgaggtgtgctatttacagatgggctgtgtacaggtacagtgatcggtaaggtgagggagatataagtctccagcttcagtgatttttgcaatttgttccagtcattggtagcagacaactggaaggaaaggcggccaaagtaggttttggctttggggatgaccagtgaaatatacctgctggagcacgtgctacgggtgggtgttgctatggtgaccagtgagccgagataaggcggggctttacctagcaaagacttatagatgacctggagccagtgggtttggcaacgaatatgtagcgcgggccagccaacgagagcacataggttgcagtggtgggtagtatatggggctttggtgacaaaacggatggcactgtgattgtctacatccaatttgctgagtagagtgttggaggctattttgtaaatgatatcgccgaagtcaaggatcggtaggatagtcagttttacgagggtatgtttggcagcatgagtgaaggaggctttgttgtgaaataggaagtcgattctagatttaattttggataggAGATGCTTAataaaattcttattttcaatgatggcctaggaaggCACGGCTTgctggttcctgacttccctgaaaagttgcatatcgcgggggctattcgatgctaatgcagaacgccacaggatgttttttgtgctggtcaaggggagtcaagtctggagtgaaccaagggccaTTGAACCattgaactaagaacagatatctGTTCTTAGCTCAATTtcttttgaacggggcatgcttatttaagatggtgagaaaagcacttttaaagaacaaccaggcatcctctactaactggatgaggtcaatatccttccaggatacccgggccaggtcgataagaaaggcctgctcgctgaagtgttttagggaggcgtttgacagtgatgaggggtggtcgtttgagcgcagacccattacggacgcaggcaatgaggcagtgatcgctggtTGAAGaaagcagaggtgtatttagagggcaagttggtcaggatgatatctatgagggtgcccatggttataGATTTAAAGTTGTACCTGGTagattccttgataatttgtgtgagattgagggcatctagcttagattgtaggatggccggggtgctaaacatgtcccagtttaggtcacctaacagtacgaactctgaagatagatgggggacaatcaattcacatatagtgtccagggcacagcttgggggctgaagggggtctataacaagcggcaacagtgagagacttatttctggaaaggtggatttttaaaagtagaaggtcgaactgtttgggcacagacctggatagtatgacagaactctgcaggctatcgctgcagtagattgcaactccgccccctttggcagatctatcttgatggaaaatgttgtagttgtcgttggaaatttcagaatttttggtggccttcctaagccaggattcagacacggctaggacatcagggttggcggagtgtgctaaagcagtgaataaaacacatTTAGGGAGGAGGCGTCTGATGTTAagatgcatgaaaccaaggcttttatggttacagaagtcaacaaatgagggcgCCTGGGAAATAGGTGTGAtgctgggggctacagggcctgggttaacctctacatcaccagaggagcagaggaggagtaagataagggtacagctaaaggctataagaactggtcatctagtgagttgggaacagagagtaaaaggagcagatttctgggcgtggtagaatagattcagggcataatgaacagacaagggtatggtaggatgtgagtacagtagggggcatattgacattagagagaggcacgtgtagccgagtgatcatagggtccaatgagcagctaTAGGTGAGTCCGGGAGCCATTCGATAGTCGCTACTATACTAGGCGAGCGGGAGGCACGgcgttcagaaagctagcgggccggggataGCAGATGGGTCGTCGGTGACATCGCAACggaaaagcctgttgaaaccacatcggacgattacgtcggcagaccagtcgtgatggatcggcagggctccgtgtcggaaataaagggtccaggccaaaaTAATATGGgcgagactctcaggaacacgtacatgtcggttgttttgctctaggacgtccagaggcctcacaagacttgtcGGATGGTCCCCCCCCGTACAAgttgaaaaaatgaatggaagtatatatggagactgtttagtgcaaaaaataacaacaaatgtttcttgatctttcttatatctctcagatgtTGGACAGACACtacagaacaaacttcctttagatttatTTTGGGGGgaactatctgttgttccatgtagtgaatctgttattcaatgcgtttgtatgggctaatagcagtaaggccagaTAGCATTTTTCATTTATTAAATTttttaaatacactgctcaaaaaaataaagggaacactaaaataacacatcctagatctgaatgaatgaaatattcttattaaatacttttttctttacatagttgaatgtgctgacaacaaaatcacacaaaaatgatcaatggaaatcaaatttatcaacccatggaggtctggatttggagtcacactcaaaatgaaagtggaaaaccacactacaggctgatccaactttgatgtaatgtccttaaaacaagtcaaaatgaggctctgtagtgtgtgtggcctccacg
This is a stretch of genomic DNA from Oncorhynchus clarkii lewisi isolate Uvic-CL-2024 chromosome 17, UVic_Ocla_1.0, whole genome shotgun sequence. It encodes these proteins:
- the LOC139370501 gene encoding tRNA pseudouridine synthase Pus10-like → MLPLKEKDRPIVKKLLEAGCCARCVLRFCCLGVQSAYRQSYEDTARELCAFVSDSENNGSQDAAVLEQHKEDPPSKKMKMETDVQSEGDSAVVATVMEEGDAEPADSDVCVVCLGVLQQFCDEAYAIKISEVVKAKNYQFDTMVLSVSLPAQLSVREHSCWLHVKKEVREKSMCLDMDDVIQVKEAFKWTMQGLVSKELGGIPVVTKINRQTEQFEVGVGFTHPETDSDCHFLASICSDCFRPTKNKQNVFTRMAVVKALEKVSDEKFLKKFPCPPTRPASKCIAQDVQCLHVSIFVAGRYNKFSRTLPQTPWVIDGERRMESSVEELIAAPLLSSFRAEGFNFSSSGREDVDVRTLGNGRPFALELLNPHRARFNKAEVRQLQETINQSSDKIRVRDLQIVSRDAMGHMKEGEEDKTKSYTALIWTQKAINKDDITFLEETKELKLAQKTPLRVLHRRPLAVRERVIHTMSTCFLDAHHFHLKLRTQAGTYIKEFVHGDFGRTKPNLCDLLKTETDILELDVESVDVDWPPSIPE